One Rhododendron vialii isolate Sample 1 chromosome 2a, ASM3025357v1 genomic region harbors:
- the LOC131315545 gene encoding uncharacterized protein LOC131315545, giving the protein MYIQPRHLSKMLTSYERLKQKKMDQNLVQLKAAGVKNVPKFLLGLNQSANIKVNDKEEVDIGRAVDGDEDVVLFDGEERLCSNNDNDDPSGSITNEVYGLIKKCCCDFLLKM; this is encoded by the exons ATGTATATCCAGCCGAGGCACTTGTCCAAAATGTTGACAAGCTATGAAAggttaaagcaaaaaaaaatggatcaaAACTTAGTACAATTGAAGGCTGCTGGAGTCAAGAATGTGCCAAAGTTTTTGTTGGGCTTAAATCAAAGTGCCAACATTAAAGTTAATGATAAGGAAGAAGTTGACATTGGGCGTGCAGTCGATGGTGATGAAGACGTCGTACTATTTGATGGTGAAGAAAGGTTGTGTTCTAATAATGACAATGATGATCCTTCGGGGTCTATAACAAATGAG GTTTATGGGTTGATAAAGAAGTGTTGTTGTGACTTTTTACTGAAGATGTAG
- the LOC131315542 gene encoding uncharacterized protein LOC131315542: MGRGGTGQTDIEEVQLNSKYLGKEKRKEMTPGRERRNKKDAISLEDILRYKEMPQKVAAKHLNVSRSTLKRACRGHGIPSWPPCGEHNQSRPNESPAVVDKVQIPKLNSVTLLPSNQVSATIGTKSVIVKARFSTVTMKFQLSWPWRMEELKQQVEKRLGHKAENYYICYKDQDNDDDLLIACDEDLQDHISGSSLPGTNLIEVFLKPK; this comes from the exons ATGGGGAGGGGGGGAACAGGGCAAACTGATATTGAAGAGGTTCAACTCAATTCCAAGTATTtgggaaaagagaaaaggaaggaaatgaccccaggaagagagagaagaaacaagaaagatGCAATTTCTCTAGAAGATATCTTACGGTATAAGGAAATGCCTCAAAAAGTTGCTGCAAAGCATCTAAACG TTAGCCGATCCACATTGAAGCGAGCTTGTCGAGGGCATGGCATCCCCAGTTGGCCACCTTGCGGGGAACACAATCAATCTCGCCCCAACGAATCTCCCGCGGTTGTTGATAAAGTGCAAATCCCAAAACTGAATTCTGTTACGCTTCTACCTTCTAATCAAGTCTCAGCTACCATTGGCACAAAAAGTGTGATTGTGAAGGCAAGATTTAGTACAGTTACGATGAAGTTTCAGTTGTCTTGGCCATGGAGAATGGAAGAGCTGAAACAACAAGTGGAAAAGAGGCTGGGACACAAGGCTGAAAATTATTACATTTGCTACAAAGATCAGGACAATGATGATGATCTTTTAATAGCTTGTGATGAGGATTTACAGGATCATATCTCTGGTTCTAGCCTACCTGGCACCAACTTGATTGAGGTATTTCTTAAGCCAAAGTAG